The genomic stretch TAGCTATTAAGTAGAAGTCTTTCGGTGTGACTAGCGATAGGCAGTAGATGATCCCTCGTTCTTCTGAGCCGGACCGAAGGCGAATACTTCGGATCCTGCATCTGCTTCGGTTGATTAGGGATCGAACCTAGTTTCTGACCCATTTTGTGTTTCTAGGTTTGGGAGCGCTTTCACCATTCAGCTTTTGAACTACAGGTTAAGTCACCAACTTTGACAGCGTTGCCGCTATGAATGTTAACTCCACAGGCTAGCACTCAACAAATAAAAATATTGAATGTTACAACTCTATCGTATACTTTCTAGCAATATAACATCATTAAGGGTTTATTCCCCTTAAGCCACATCATTTCATTAAGAAAAACTAATATCTTTGGTCCATCACAAACTATAATATCACTAGTGGTCTGAAATGAAAATGAATCCATAAGACAAAATGCATAAGGACGGAGGTTAATTAAGCCAACATTTTGGGTGCCATACATTGAACTGCATTGTACACTATTCTCAACAATCAACTAATAAAACTATATATCGAATTCAATTTCATTGAAAAATAATCTCTGGATCCATCAAGAGTAATCTCAAATAGTGAGTAAATCTAACCAAGACGAAATCTATAGCACCATGGCAAGATATCATCAGCAGTTAACAAAAACGTACTGTATTATAcaaagtacaaataaaattatTCAAAGTTGGAGTCAAGAGCTCACCTTGTTGCCTACCAAAGCGGGTGGCCAGGCCATGGTGTAGGGATAGTAGAACTCGGATCTAGTGATCCGGCAGAGCTTCTGCAGCTCACCTGTTTCAATGCAGAAGGACAGAAGCCAGCTAGGAGGCTCGAACTGGTGAATTGTGAGATACACAATGCCGCCCCTAATAGCCACGACGTTGAGCGAAGGACATTCATCCATGATGTTTAGAGCGAGATGACCAATCGCATCCACCATATCAAATGTTGTGTTCTGCATCGATTTATCGACGTCGTCTTCGCCGGCTCTTGGGACCCAAACATCAATCTTCGTGTTCTGCATCGATTtatcgacgccgtcatcgccggcTCTTGGGACCCAAACATCAATCAGAAGGCCATACACGCGAACCAAGCAGAGCTTCCCATCGTTGGTCTCACCTAAGCTAGCAGAAATCTTAGTCGGCATGTCAATTTGAGAGAACTGCATTGTTGCAGCGTTTAGTACAGGGATATAGTCTTGGTCTGAAGATGCCCAATAAACAAGGCCATTCCTCACTAGCTCTACATTGCCAGCATCACGGAGGCTCCACGGTGTTGTGGCAATCTGCCACTCCCTGGTGTCCGGTGACAAGACGGCGATCTGCTTTCCCCAGTGTTTCTTGGGGACGCAGAGCAGGCGAAACGACCGGTCGTCCGCTTCGGAGGGGATCACGTGGAACTCAGCAGTGTATTCTGATTGTCCGCCGAACACCTCATGGGGCGGGCCGGGGAAGAGATGCAGGGCGCCTGTGAGGGGATCGTAGACGGCCACCTTCTTGGTGTTCCATTGCGGCGTGACGAGAAGGACGTACCCATCGCAGCACGCAGACATTGACCACTCGGCCACGGGGCCGTCCTCGTCTTCGACatcttcttcgtcttcgtcttgagCGACCTCGCCGTCGTGCTTTTTGACACCGATAGCATGGGGAAGACGGGTAAGGAAGGCATCGAGGCCACGGAGGGCGGCGGCGTGGTCCGGGTCGGAGcggcggtcgcggaggcggaggggCGCGAAGGTGGACATGGgggtgtcgtcgtcgtcgacgaggaatGCGCCGAGGATGGTGGGCGAGTGGAGGTCGCGGAAGCGGCGGCGGAAGGCGGGGGACGAACGGACGGCGCGGAGGAAGGCGGGGCAGGCGAGAGCGGCGCGGATGAGGCTCGGGAGGGAGGGGAGGCGGAGGAACACCTCGCGCAGGAGGTCGTCGCCGAGGGCGAGTATGTTGGTAGGAGCGGGCTGTCGGGATTTCTTCTTCCGCGGCGGGGCCATggcgagcggtggcggcggcggcggcgggcgttaAGAGGAGGCAACTGGGAAAGTGGGGGTTTCAGCGGCGCCAGGGGAGTGGAGAAATGAAGTGTGCAGAAGAAGGAACatgcaaaaaaggaagcaaacgaaAACAACAGACATTGTTGTTCACGTTCAGCTATCCTTCTTCGAAAAAATATTTCTCAGTTATCCTCTGAAAATAAGTTTtcaccccgctttataaataaagccaaaCGGCAAAACGAATATAAAGTGATGAGAAGTTCCTCTTACAATCAGATCAGAGATAAATTAGAAAAACTAAGAAACATCAAGCTTGCCACCATAGATGTCGTCAGACTAAGAAGAACTAAGggtatctccagcggggcgacgcatatttatgtccgtttgcgtcgggcacggacataaaaaacgtccgcatgtccgcatgcgtctgcTCCTTCTCCAGCGGCAGGGACGCATTTATTTGACCGTATGCGTGATTAGAGAGGACAGAGAGGAAAAGATTCTGTTTGTGTGGCTCGAAATAAACGAATGCgtgattaaaggaggagagagagggctgcatgcagcccaaccggacaaaaacggacgcgcggacacgtccgcagagacgcattcctgacgcatatttggtccacgtttgcgtcaggacggacactgcggacgttttgcgtcgccccgcttgaGGGCTTTTTTgtccgctgatgacccacaagtataggggatcgcaacagtcttcgagggaagtattacccaatttattgattcgacacaaggggagacaaagaatacttgaaagccttaacagcggagttgtcaattcaNNNNNNNNNNNNNNNNNNNNNNNNNNNNNNNNNNNNNNNNNNNNNNNNNNNNNNNNNNNNNNNNNNNNNNNNNNNNNNNNNNNNNNNNNNNNNNNNNNNNcaaaaacctagccacaacgccttcgctcatcatgcggaccatggttgcctgcgggtatagagaaaatggatatcttagcataccaaaagaaaattttggcatgaccttccctaaaaataggacatgtatatgcgtagtatgcccaacattcgccgaaacggaaatgaatcaacgtttcggcaaaatattggcaactccatcgcatttcaaatccctgcaaacaaaaaacacatgcaacacatgtgtggaggcttcgcatatacaacacatgtggatccggaggcttcgcatacaacacacatgcacgtgacgcttttcgcgcatgcgcacaacacaagatcatcgagcttcgcacataacatatgtgcacacacacacgtgtacgtgacgtgtgtgcaagacgatcggaaccggtcacacacaaagcataaaaccaacaaagttaccgatacggcgagacctagagttttggatgaggtaaaaagttgagattgagtagggtattgcgcTAAGAaagttcaccattacttacctatgaagaaaattaagtttaccaacttaattttggtgaatgaagaggtgaaaatgaggtgggaaggaggggcaacacgaccagatccagatttggtgggaggtggtggtggaagagtgtttggggaaagtgggtggcacatgtgagtggaggggttaaaagcaggaaatggtcccaggtgtgcgacactgctagggtgacatagcaatggcgcactgctagatggtgcgccactgctaagcctctcatctctaaatgggctctggccaccccctagcagtggcgcacctaatgacatgcgccataggtaacctacgtagcagtggcgcaccactgaagTGCgacattgctaagcctatcatctctaaacgggctctggacacctcctagcagtggcgcacctcaccaacgtgcgccataggtaagaaatgtagcagtggcgcaccccggagacgtgcgccactactaggttgggggaggagctggcctcgtgtcaccacttacttatggcgcaccacaatcaaggtgcgccactactacttttgtaacagtggcccactgttttgtggtgcgccattgctaagtagtagtggcgcacggcagtcatggtgcgccactgctggcagtcttacggctaggccttttcctagtagtgagagtAATCCTtcgtattcttacaggaactacatggacaataaatgaaaccattcgaccgcctatttgcctcagccacgttgagaaaataatgccatTAATGaggtcgggatggcaccggtcaccgtacatccattgtcgattcatctgcattatataaGTATATCAAAAATCGTTAATTAcagaacatcatggatatatgagtgaccaacttaattaatattcaagttcatcacataaaaataagtttttttataaaaaagaagaggctcaccgaggtggtacggtgccggctaggggacgacgctggcgatcgacggcggtgacgacggggatgatactaaaacctacaaaacataatttaatttgagctcaaattgcatataaaaaatgaaatccataacttaggcatttcttcgaacaccttgctagcactagaaaaataatacTAGTTAAAACTAGCattgaaatgagctaaattaggaacgctcgaagaaaggatgatattgctaacccttggatagatggatgccgtcaatcttgttaaaatggtggagaaaaaatggagatttgttggagtgtgagaggtgcaaaatatttagaaatgtgagaggagagaaggagaagagaatgAGAGATGCAGGGATCGGGGGGCGCTGATCAAGATATAGGgaggcaccctttagtaccggttctttagatgaaccggtaccaaaggtcgagCCCTGGGCCCACCCACGCCTGAAATTTGGGCTGaaaacctttcgtaccggttcgtaacacgaaccggtacaaaAGGCCCTCACGAACCGGTATAGATCTTCCTCGCCCGCCTGGGCAGAGGAACCGGTataaatgcaccctttagtaccggtttgtaagggaaccggtactaaaggctcagACAGTTGCCCGTTTTTCTAATAGTGATTGGATGTTGCTGTACATTTTTTTAGTCTTGAAGTTTAGTTCATCGTGAAATTCCCTTTGTTCTGCAGTTTGTCTCTTAAATTCTGCTGGGAAGTATTGGCCGTTCATGTTTGAAGTAAAAAATACATTTTTGTGTGCAAGTCTGCAGAATAGCTTGCACATCAGCGGTTTTACTCAAAAAAAATATAGCTTCCACATCAACGAGCTAAAGCCTGGCTGCTGCCCCTAACTTCTGTTTGTTTTGTAATCCTTGTGTCTATGTGGGCATGTGACATCATGTTATAACTCTTGCTCCAAAAATTCTCTTGGAAATACACATATAAATACGAAAATAATTACAATGCACAATTCGATTCTcccttgatttttttatttttttattatctTGCAACACTTCATAGAGAAAAAGGAAATAAATAAATATGCAGACAATTCTATTGGGATATATTGGGAAGTATATATTGATGGTTATTTGAAATACAAGGAAATAGTTTGTGATGTATAGCTAGATtatatctcaaataagttcaagcaAGTAAATTAGGGGAACACATTAACCATGGTCTGAAGTACACACACCATAGTGCTGATAACAATGTAACAACTACCGAGAAGTACAAAAAATAATATTTGAAAGCTTAGAATGTTGACATTGGAAGTACACTTCTTGTCAGAAAAATTAAGTAAAAGTAATTAAATTATCCGTGAGCTTCACGCAGCAGATTCTCGAAGTACAAGACATGGATAGGGAGGACAATCCTTTGTAAAAGGCAGTAAAAAATACTTAAGAAGCGTAAGTGCATAAGTTCAATATAAGGAAGAATACTTTATTTGTTTTGTGAACTTTTTATCTCGCGAAAAGTACAAGCAGTAACCACAGAAAGTACAAGTGACCACATGAAGTACAAATTACCTACCTTCGGAGTACAAACTCATAAAAATTATCCTGTGGGAAGTGCGAgtcgtgattccgagaagtacaagaaGTGACTACGGGAAGTACTAATAAATATCACGGTCTGCCTTGTAGTGCATAAAAGTAAATAAAACTTACCCAAAAAAATTATCCCGTCGGTATCCTTGATAGATTGATAGGATAGGCAGTTCAACCTTCACAAGGCATGCATTTTAACTGTAACGGGTGTTCAATCTTGGCAGGCACGCGGGTCAACCTTGCAGGTAGGCAGTTCAATCTTGATGGACACGCATTAAAAGCTGATTGCATGATGGTACAATCTCATAAAAAAATATCAGTGGGAAGTGTGAGCCGTGATTCCGATAAGTACAAGCAGTTACTATGTGAAGCACAAATAAATATCATAGTCCTCCTTGCAgtgcataaaaataaataaaaatcatcAAAAAAATCATCCTTCGGTATCCAGATAGATTGATATGGCAGATAGTTCAACCTTCACAGGTAGGCAGTTCAACCATAATGGGTAAGCAGTTCAACCTTGACAGGTATGCAGGTCAACCTTGCAGGTGGGTAGGTCAACCTTGACGAGCACACAGGTCAACCTTGACAGACATTTCATGCTTTGTAGTCCTGTCAGTACAACCATTTTTGTCCTATCAGTTCAAGTCATCATATCTCATCGTTTTGATCATCGAACACCTCAATCATTAGCACCaacagctttatatggtagagtatgagTATAATTTAATTACCTATTGCATTCCACACCAAATCAAGGGATTTAACCCATCAAATTCAAGTCATCATATCGCAAAAGAACACCGAaaacatgattttaaaacttctaaaatAAGTTTTAAACCGTACGGATTTGGGGTAAATATTAGGTACAAAAAACATGTGCCTTGTTAACACCTTTCCAATGATATATAATTCTCAATTTTTGAATTTATCATTTGAGAATTGCGGGAAAATCCTTTGGTGCCCCGTCACTCGAAAAACAACGCCGGGTAGTTCAACCTCATAGCACGAGAAGTGCAAGCGTttgcggggcggaaatctattgtgcaaatctcatcattttgatcaccaaacacctcaattgttggcactaaaagctttatatggtagtgtATGAGTCTAATTTAATTACCTTTTGCATTTCACAGCAAATCAAGGGATTGAACCCATCAAATTCAAGTCATCATATGCAAAAGAACACCGAaaacatgattttaaaacttctaaaattagttttagaCCATACGGATTTGGGGCAAATGTTAGATACAAAAAATATGCGCCTTGTTGACACCTTTCCAATGATATATCATTCTCATTTTTTGAATTTATCATTTGAGAATTGCGGGAAAATCCTTCGGTGCCCCATCACTCGAAAAACATCGTTGGGTAGTTCAACCTCATAGCACGAGAAGTGCAAGCGCGTGTCACCGGGCAGTTCAATACTCTATTTTttgcggggcggaaatctattgtgcaaatctcatcgtTTTGATCACCGAACACCTCAATCGTtggcaccaaaagctttatatggtagattaTGAGTCTAATTTAATTACCTATTGCATTTCATAGAAAATCAAGGGATTTAACCTATCAAATTCAAGTCATGATATCGCAAAAGAACATCGAAAACATGATTTTAAAACTAATAAATTGTTTAAACCGTACTGATTTGGGGCAAATGttagatacaaaaaagatgcgccttGTTGACACCTTTCCAATGATATATCATTCTCATTTTTTGAATTTATCATTTGAGAATTGCGGAAAAATTCTTTGGTGCCCCGTCACTCCAAAAACAGCGTTGGGCAGTTCAACCTCATAGCACGAGAAGTGCAAGCGCGTGTCACCGGGCAGTTCAATACTCTATTTTTTGCGGGGCAGAAATATATTGTGCAAATCTCTTCGTTTTGATCACCGAACACCTTAATCGTtggcaccaaaagctttatatggtagagaatGAGTCTAATTTAATTAACTACTgcatttcacaacaaatcaagGGGTTTAACCCTTCAAATTCAAGTCATCATATCGCAAAAGAACATTGAaaacatgattttaaaacttctaaATTTAGTTTTAAACCGTACTAATTTGGGGCAAATGttagatacaaaaaagatgcgccttGTTGACACATGTCCAATTATTTATCATTCTCATTTTTTGAATTTATCATTTGGAATTGCGGGAAAATCCTTTGGTGCCCCTTCACTCCAAAAACAGCGTCGGGCTGTTCAACCTCATAGCACGAGAAGTGCAAGCGCGTGTCACCGGGAAGTTCAATACTCTATTTttgcggggcggaaatctattgtgcaaatctctTTGTTTTGATCACCGAACACCTCAATCGTTTGAACCAaaggctttatatggtagagtatgagtctaatttaattacctactgcatttcacaacaaatcaagGGGTTTAACCCATCAAATTCAAGTCATCATATCGCAAAAGAACACAGAaaacatgattttaaaacttctaaaattagttttaaactgtACGGATTTGGGACAAATGTTAGATACACAAAAGATGCGCCTTGTTGACACATTTCCAATGACATATCATTCTCATTTTTCTAAATTTATCATTTGAGAATTgcggaaaaatcctttggtgtccCGTCACTCCAAAAACAGCGTCGGGCAGTTCAACCTCATAGCACGAGAAGTGCAAGCGCGTGTCAACGGGTAGTTCAATACTCTGTTTTTTGAAATTCAATGCGTGTGGAATTTGAaaaagcttaaaacatgaaaggGTTGAGTTTGATCTGTAGCTTTCCAACGACATATCAtctgcatcattccgacaaacggttgaaaaaatTGATAGAAATTACCGTTCGTCCGTTTGATAATACGTCCGGATTATAGTATTTTAAAAATTATTCAAAAACTATGCCAAATTGGAAAAAACTTACGACATGAAAAATTTAagaaatttcattatctatccaacagtATATCATTTGCACCATTTGGATAAGGGGTTCAAAAATCGGAGTAAAAGTTCGTTTTTTGGCCATATAGGAACGTTTCGTatattcaaaattaaatttaaactgtgCAAAATCTGCGAAAAGTGTAAACATAAAAAAGTTATAGTTTTTCATTACCTATCCAACCGTATATCAATTGCATAATTCCACAAACGGTTGAAACTTTTAATCAAAATTACCCTTCGCCTATTTTTTTAATACGTCCGGATTTCgtgtattttcaaaattattcaaaaaatgtttggaatttgaaaaaactcaaaacatgaaaaagatgcAAAATTTcaatatctatccaacgg from Lolium rigidum isolate FL_2022 chromosome 4, APGP_CSIRO_Lrig_0.1, whole genome shotgun sequence encodes the following:
- the LOC124647704 gene encoding uncharacterized protein LOC124647704 codes for the protein MAPPRKKKSRQPAPTNILALGDDLLREVFLRLPSLPSLIRAALACPAFLRAVRSSPAFRRRFRDLHSPTILGAFLVDDDDTPMSTFAPLRLRDRRSDPDHAAALRGLDAFLTRLPHAIGVKKHDGEVAQDEDEEDVEDEDGPVAEWSMSACCDGYVLLVTPQWNTKKVAVYDPLTGALHLFPGPPHEVFGGQSEYTAEFHVIPSEADDRSFRLLCVPKKHWGKQIAVLSPDTREWQIATTPWSLRDAGNVELVRNGLVYWASSDQDYIPVLNAATMQFSQIDMPTKISASLGETNDGKLCLVRVYGLLIDVWVPRAGDDGVDKSMQNTKIDVWVPRAGEDDVDKSMQNTTFDMVDAIGHLALNIMDECPSLNVVAIRGGIVYLTIHQFEPPSWLLSFCIETGELQKLCRITRSEFYYPYTMAWPPALVGNKATGLSS